One genomic window of Bradyrhizobium sp. B124 includes the following:
- the lysA gene encoding diaminopimelate decarboxylase: MNHFDYRNGVLHAEAVNLIELAEAVGTPFYCYSTATLERHYRVFTEAFAGEKALVCYAMKANSNQSVLRTLAKLGAGADVVSGGELKRALAAGIPPSKILFSGVGKTEGELRAALAADILCINIESEPELEMLSRLAVEMKTTARISVRVNPDVDAGTHAKISTGKSENKFGIPIARAREVYARAAKLPGIKVTGTDVHIGSQITDLGPLEAAFRLLAEFVQTLRADGHDISHVDFGGGLGIPYYMDRAAPPAPAAYAAMVKRVTHNLGCTLMFEPGRLIVGNAGILVTRVIHVKPGDAKNFVIIDAAMNDLIRPTLYEAHHDILPVRQPAQGTPTMVADVVGPVCETGDYLALDRSLPQPKAGDLLAIMTAGAYGAVQAGTYNTRALVPEVLVKDDQYAVVRPRIDVDALIAMDKPAPWL; this comes from the coding sequence ATGAACCATTTCGACTATCGCAACGGCGTGCTGCATGCCGAGGCGGTCAATCTCATTGAGCTGGCGGAGGCCGTCGGCACGCCGTTCTATTGCTATTCGACCGCGACGCTGGAGCGGCATTACCGCGTCTTCACCGAGGCGTTTGCCGGCGAGAAGGCGCTGGTCTGCTACGCGATGAAGGCGAACTCCAACCAGTCGGTGCTGCGCACGCTGGCCAAGCTCGGCGCCGGCGCCGACGTGGTGTCCGGCGGTGAGTTGAAGCGGGCGCTCGCGGCCGGCATCCCACCGTCGAAGATCCTGTTCTCCGGCGTCGGCAAGACCGAGGGCGAGCTGCGCGCCGCGCTCGCCGCCGACATCCTCTGCATCAATATCGAGTCCGAGCCCGAGCTCGAGATGCTGTCGCGCCTTGCGGTCGAGATGAAGACGACCGCGCGCATCTCGGTGCGGGTCAATCCCGACGTCGATGCCGGCACCCACGCCAAGATCTCGACCGGCAAGTCGGAGAACAAGTTCGGCATTCCGATCGCGCGCGCCCGCGAGGTCTATGCCCGCGCGGCGAAGCTGCCGGGCATCAAGGTCACCGGCACCGATGTGCATATCGGCAGCCAGATCACCGATCTCGGTCCGCTGGAGGCCGCGTTTCGGCTGCTCGCCGAATTCGTGCAGACGCTGCGCGCCGACGGCCACGACATCTCGCATGTCGATTTCGGCGGCGGCCTCGGCATTCCCTACTACATGGATCGCGCCGCGCCGCCGGCGCCGGCCGCCTATGCCGCAATGGTCAAGCGCGTCACGCATAATCTCGGCTGCACGCTGATGTTCGAGCCGGGCCGGCTGATCGTCGGCAATGCCGGCATCCTCGTCACCCGCGTGATCCATGTGAAGCCGGGCGACGCCAAGAACTTCGTGATCATCGACGCCGCGATGAACGACCTGATCCGGCCGACGCTGTATGAGGCGCATCACGACATCCTGCCGGTGCGCCAGCCTGCGCAGGGCACACCGACCATGGTCGCCGACGTGGTCGGCCCGGTCTGCGAGACCGGCGACTATCTCGCGCTCGACCGTTCGCTGCCGCAGCCGAAGGCCGGCGATCTCCTGGCGATCATGACCGCCGGTGCCTATGGCGCGGTGCAGGCCGGCACCTACAACACGCGGGCACTGGTGCCGGAAGTGCTGGTCAAGGACGACCAGTACGCCGTGGTCCGCCCGCGCATCGACGTCGACGCGCTGATCGCGATGGACAAGCCCGCGCCCTGGTTGTGA
- a CDS encoding lipoprotein, with translation MISKNRLTPSGWAIIVLGAATLALGGCGRKGPLDLPPTANGAPATAPGDTESERAAQPSVFNPTYGSDAAPAASKGNKRSFVLDPLLGN, from the coding sequence GTGATTAGCAAGAACCGCCTGACCCCCTCGGGATGGGCCATCATTGTGCTGGGCGCTGCAACGCTTGCGCTCGGCGGCTGCGGCCGCAAGGGACCGCTCGACCTGCCGCCGACCGCGAACGGCGCGCCGGCCACAGCACCGGGCGACACCGAGAGCGAGCGCGCGGCACAGCCCAGCGTGTTCAATCCGACCTATGGCTCGGATGCCGCGCCGGCCGCGTCGAAAGGCAATAAACGGTCGTTCGTGCTCGATCCCTTGCTCGGCAATTAG